Part of the Leptolyngbya sp. BL0902 genome, CAACAACACCTCCGCAGCGCCGAAGCTCAGGTGAAAAACACCACCCAGCCCCGTCTATGGCTGGAGGTCACGCTATTAGGACTGTTGCCATCGACCCTCGCCCGCCCGATTCCGGCGACTTCTGCCATGGGAGTCGCCCCTCGTCCGGCAGCGCCCCCACAACCCGCCGCCCCCCCACCAGAGAAACCCGCTGCGCCCAGTGCGCCCCCGCCAACCCCGACCGCTTTCACCTCGCCGCCAGCATCCGCCCCATTGCCAGATGCTCCTACGTCCGATCAGGCTCCAGCGGCCCACGTCCCAGCGGCCCACGCTCCAGCCACTCACCCCTTAGCCACTCACCCCCCAGCTAATCGCCTTGCTGATCCAACGCCAGTACATCCAACGCCAGTACAAGGGTCGGATCAAATGCCGCCGCCGAATAATGGCCAGGGTGCCACCGTTGCCAGTGGCGATTTGCCCCATCTGTGGGCGCAGGTGATTGCGGTGCTAGAGCCCTTGGGTACCCGTGCGCTGATGCTTCAGCAGGGCAACCTAGTCTTTTTTGATGGCACCGTGGCCAGGGTGGGGATTAGCTCTCGGCCCCTGTTTAAGATGGCCCAGGGCAGGGTCGAAAATGTGGAAGCGGCCTTCCAGAAAGTCCTTAACCGAAAAGTCGTCGTTTCCCTGGAGGTGTTACCCGACCCAAAGCCTGAGCCCCCAGCCCCAAACATTTCCCAGGCACCGGGGCAGGGGGTAGCCGAGCCGCCCACGGCCCCCTATCCCCAATATCCAACGACGAATGCGGCCCCTACTCCTGCGGCCAACTCACCCCAAGCCACGGAGTCAGCCGCTTCCGTTCCCGTTTCTAACCCCGTTGCCCCCGTACCGACAACGGGAGACTCAACCTCGCCAGTCTCGCCCATGGCGTCTACGGTGGCGGCAGACCCCATGGCCAGCGCCATGCCCACCAGACCACCTCTGCCGGAAATTGCCAGCGACTTTGATCGGGCCGTGAAGAATTTTGCCCAGTTTTTCAATGGGCAGGTGGTGGACATCGACGACGACCTAGACCTGCTATTGGGTAGCCCTAGCCCCAAACCCTCCACGGCGGCGGCTCATCAGCCCTCCCACCCCGATAAGGACGTGCCCTTTTAGGTCACTAACCCTAGGCAACCTAGCCAAAGGTGCCGCCGTTCCAGCCCCACATGGCCCCGGTGGCATCGGCAAATTCGATATAGACGCGGTTCTTGGGCACCCCTAGGGCGCTTTCCACGAGGGCACAGAAATCCTGGCTCATGGCCTTGGTCTTGCTGCCCATGGTACCCACGCTTTTGATTTCGAGGTAGCAGACGGGGTCGGTGGTGCCCGCAAAGGTCATGGGAACATCAGCGGTAAAAGCTGTCATCACGTAGGATTCGGGCTTGCCCAAATGGCTGGCTAACCGGGCGGAGAGATCCTTCAGCAGGTTCTCCACTTGGGCCTTGTCGGGGGACGGGATAGAAGTTTTCACCTGGATAAGTGGCATGGGCGTTGCTCCTGCGAATGGGGTCACTCCTAGGGTAGATCGTTTGGAGAGGGCTGGATTGTCCCTGTAGCAAAGGATACGCGACTTCTACGGGCATCGCCACCGTGATTTATTGCAAAGAACTGTGAGTTTCTACCACGAAAAATATTAAGAAACGCATCGAAATAGATAGGGAGGCGCTCTCCTTGGGAAGCTTAAAGGTAGCTCAAGATTTTCAGGCGTTATCCCTAATTGTGGGGAGGTTGACCATGACCGTAATCAATGAATTGACCCCCAAAGAAATCACAGTAAGCCGTCAGTCTGACCGTGAGGAGCGGCAAACGGCCCTGCGCCAGATTTATGCCCAAGTTCTAGAGCGTCAGCCCTACGCCTACGAACGAAAAGTATTGGCTAAGGATGAGGAAGATTTCCTTAGAAATAAAATTGGTGTCAAGCGTTTCCTGCGTATTTTGGGCCAGTCTGAGGTTTATCTGAATGAGTTTTACTATGGCTCCTCAAACCTAAAATTTATCGAACTGTGCTTTAAGCACTTCATTGGCCGTGCTCCCAAAGATGGCGATGAAATGCGCGAATATTGTGATGTTCTCATGCGTCATGGCGTGAAGGAGTTGATTACAGCCCTGCTCGATTCTGACGAGTACGATCATCACTTTGGCTGCTTTACTGTGCCCCATGCTTGGACGGATGAGCAATACCCTTCGCCCCGCACCTATTGGGAAACGGACGTTCTGCTCCATGAGCTCCATGGCCGCCGGGGTTGGGTGCTGCCCACCATGACCTGGCACGATCTCCACCTCAACTGCGACGGTGGGAGTTGTGCCCTAGATACCGCCCCTGCCTCCGTATCTCAGCCCATGAGCGTGCCGACGAGTCCTACCCCCTCTACGGCGGCGATGGGTGCCCTGCATCAGGTGCTCAGTACCATGAGCCCAGCGGATATTGCCGCCTTTGCCCAAACCCTCTCCCCCGGCGAACGGGAGAAACTGCGGGCGATGCTGATGCAGCCGGTGGGTGCTTCCTAGTCCACAAGGCGAACAAACTTTTTCTTGCCCACCTGAATCACCTTGCCCAGCAAATCGGCTGGGCTAGCGAACTCCTGGTTGGGGTCGGCAAGCTTTTCGCCCTCTAGTTTGACCGCTCCCCCCTGGATTTGGCGGCGGGCATCGCTGCTGCTGGCACAGAGGCCCGTTGCCCCCACCAGGTAGAACAGCTTGGCGGGAAATTGAACGCTACTCAAGGAAAATTCGGGCACCCCTTCGGCGGGTTCCCCGGTGCCCTGCACTAGGCTGATGGCGGCCTGTTGGGCCTGCTGGGCCGCATCGGAGCCGTGGAACTGCTCGGTGACGGCGAGGGCCAGTTGCTTTTGCTGGTCTCGCGGATTGCTGGGCAGGTTGTCTAGGGGCAGGTCGGTGAGCAGTTCAAAGTAGTTGCGGATCAAGGCATCGGGCACCTTCTCCAGTTTGGAGTACATGGTGAGGGGGGCTTCCTGGAGGCCGACGTAATTGCCCAGGGATTTGGACATTTTCTGGTGGCCATCGGTGCCCAGCAGCAGGGGCAGCAGCATCCCAAATTGGGGCGTTTGGCCAAAGTGGCGCTGGAGATCTCGGCCCACGGCAATGTTAAATTTTTGGTCGGTGCCGCCCAGTTCCACATCCGCCTGCACCGCCACAGAATCGTAGCCCTGGAGCAGAGGATAGAGAAATTCGTGCAAAAAGACGGGGTTGCCCTTTTCGTAGCGCTCGGCAAAGCCTTCCTTGGCTAGCATTTGCCCTACGGTCATGGTGCCCAGCAGCTCGATAATTTTGCCCAAATCTAGGCTCGATAGCCACTCGGAGTTGTAGCGAATCTCTAGGCGTCCGGGGGTGTCGAAATCTAAAATTGGGCGCACCTGTTCGAGATACGTTTCGGCGTTGGCCTTCACTTCGGCCTCCGTGAGCTGGCGGCGCACCTCAGATTTGCCTGTGGGGTCGCCAATGCGGGCCGTAAAGTCGCCAATGATGAGGA contains:
- a CDS encoding phenylpyruvate tautomerase MIF-related protein gives rise to the protein MPLIQVKTSIPSPDKAQVENLLKDLSARLASHLGKPESYVMTAFTADVPMTFAGTTDPVCYLEIKSVGTMGSKTKAMSQDFCALVESALGVPKNRVYIEFADATGAMWGWNGGTFG
- a CDS encoding phycobilisome rod-core linker polypeptide codes for the protein MTVINELTPKEITVSRQSDREERQTALRQIYAQVLERQPYAYERKVLAKDEEDFLRNKIGVKRFLRILGQSEVYLNEFYYGSSNLKFIELCFKHFIGRAPKDGDEMREYCDVLMRHGVKELITALLDSDEYDHHFGCFTVPHAWTDEQYPSPRTYWETDVLLHELHGRRGWVLPTMTWHDLHLNCDGGSCALDTAPASVSQPMSVPTSPTPSTAAMGALHQVLSTMSPADIAAFAQTLSPGEREKLRAMLMQPVGAS
- the tyrS gene encoding tyrosine--tRNA ligase is translated as MAQDLPSAFALPPELQGIYRGISEVFPDQPHSSDPEQNLAHRLKTSQRPLRVKLGIDPTGAEIHLGHSIPVRKLRAFQDAGHTAVLIIGDFTARIGDPTGKSEVRRQLTEAEVKANAETYLEQVRPILDFDTPGRLEIRYNSEWLSSLDLGKIIELLGTMTVGQMLAKEGFAERYEKGNPVFLHEFLYPLLQGYDSVAVQADVELGGTDQKFNIAVGRDLQRHFGQTPQFGMLLPLLLGTDGHQKMSKSLGNYVGLQEAPLTMYSKLEKVPDALIRNYFELLTDLPLDNLPSNPRDQQKQLALAVTEQFHGSDAAQQAQQAAISLVQGTGEPAEGVPEFSLSSVQFPAKLFYLVGATGLCASSSDARRQIQGGAVKLEGEKLADPNQEFASPADLLGKVIQVGKKKFVRLVD